One segment of Tenrec ecaudatus isolate mTenEca1 chromosome 1, mTenEca1.hap1, whole genome shotgun sequence DNA contains the following:
- the C1H1orf146 gene encoding protein SPO16 homolog has protein sequence MAESGEKGIVKWTTIIIISTSLKNCEVATALENQRHKIRYSETVENGAIVFPRSGVAFLLLDAKECLMSAEEIFIAKIEKFINIHQNSFLVLCAAFHGLEEWNLMFKIQQRFLGKNFRILPVHNAVNAISLMCTVAKTTSKPYIDSICYRMITTKAYVTEQSPVWKTLQKITLNSD, from the exons ATGGCTGAAAGTGGTGAAAAGGGAATAGTGAAATGGACAACCATCATCATTATTAGCACCTCTCTGAAG aactgtGAAGTTGCAACTGCACTAGAAAATCAACGCCACAAGATCCGGTATTCAGAGACAGTGGAAAATGGAGCTATTGTATTTCCTCGATCTG GAGTTGCGTTTTTACTGTTGGATGCTAAAGAATGTCTTATGTCAGCTGAAGAAATATTTATAGCCAAGATTGAGAAATTCATAAACATTCACCAAAATAGTTTTTTGGTCCTATGTGCTGCCTTCCATGGGCTGGAGGAATGGAATCTGATGTTCAAGATTCAGCAAAG ATTCCTGGGTAAGAACTTTCGGATACTTCCGGTACACAACGCAGTGAATGCTATTAGTCTTATGTGTACTGTAGCTAAG ACCACCTCCAAACCATATATAGATAGCATCTGCTACAGGATGATAACAACTAAAGCTTACGTCACCGAGCAAAGCCCTGTTTGGAAGACACTGCAAAAGATAACACTGAACAGTGACTAG